The proteins below are encoded in one region of Sulfolobus islandicus Y.N.15.51:
- a CDS encoding helical membrane plugin domain-containing protein has product MTNGEFYALDNLLKDEKLNSLNKILDVINTTDRLGILDVIKGILEDENTIGKIIGSLTSDDVLELLASWDKIIKTTKLFINDDNIYNIQFLINLIDKVRSRGILDPIIGLLEDEESLGKIINSLINDFTLSLINHWDEITNDLSRIDLTNFKYYTLLVSATGEALKTENVKPITSIWEIYKLLKDPDIQRGLGVAASVLKHIGKLYVPDKGLAFEAEKNSKT; this is encoded by the coding sequence GTGACTAATGGAGAATTCTATGCTTTAGACAATTTACTGAAAGATGAAAAACTTAACAGTCTTAACAAAATCCTAGACGTAATAAACACTACTGATAGACTTGGCATACTTGACGTAATTAAAGGGATATTAGAAGATGAAAACACAATAGGAAAAATAATAGGGTCACTTACTAGTGATGATGTCTTAGAATTATTAGCGAGTTGGGATAAAATCATAAAGACCACTAAGTTATTTATTAATGATGACAATATATACAATATACAGTTCTTAATAAATCTTATAGATAAAGTTAGGAGCAGAGGTATTTTAGACCCCATAATTGGACTATTAGAAGATGAAGAAAGCTTAGGAAAGATAATAAATTCTCTAATAAACGATTTCACATTAAGCCTAATTAACCATTGGGATGAGATTACTAATGATCTGTCAAGAATAGATCTAACTAACTTCAAATATTATACTTTATTGGTTTCTGCAACTGGAGAAGCCTTAAAAACCGAAAATGTAAAACCCATAACTAGTATTTGGGAAATTTACAAGTTATTAAAGGATCCAGATATTCAAAGAGGATTGGGAGTAGCTGCATCTGTACTAAAACACATTGGAAAATTGTACGTACCCGACAAGGGATTAGCCTTTGAAGCAGA
- a CDS encoding NAD(P)/FAD-dependent oxidoreductase: MKLIRMTKVLVLGARFGGLSAAYTLKRLAGNKAEIKVINNTRFSYFRPALPHVATGVIDEDDVKVDLTKALPEKRMNFQQGTVEKIDASGGLVYYTKPDGNKTEEDYDYLIIALGAHLGTELVKGWDKYGYSVCELDYALKLREKLKDFKGGTIAIGSGLFYQGKTPKPKVPENYVPVADAACEGPIFEMSLMLSGYFKKKGMLNKVKFVVFSPGEYLSDLSTMSRKIVREMYKQMGIELVENFRIKEIRENEIVDEAGKTIKADLTILIPPYTGNPALKNSTPDLIDDGGFVPTDLNMVSIKYDNVYAVGDANSLTVPKLGYLAVKTGNVAAQHLATRLGVQVKVDQYYPTIICVADNPFEGFGVAVKDDTWYGGTTSIAAPSPINHMKKELFHKYFIWTKGDMALEKFLASW, from the coding sequence ATGAAATTGATACGTATGACGAAGGTACTTGTTTTAGGAGCTAGGTTCGGTGGCTTAAGTGCTGCATATACTCTAAAAAGATTAGCCGGAAACAAAGCCGAAATCAAAGTAATTAACAATACAAGATTTTCTTACTTTAGACCAGCACTACCTCATGTAGCTACTGGAGTTATTGACGAAGATGACGTAAAGGTAGATCTAACTAAAGCACTACCCGAAAAAAGAATGAACTTTCAGCAAGGTACAGTAGAGAAAATAGATGCTAGTGGTGGGCTTGTATATTACACTAAACCAGATGGAAACAAGACAGAAGAAGACTATGACTATCTAATTATAGCTCTGGGAGCTCATCTAGGTACCGAACTCGTTAAGGGATGGGATAAGTATGGTTATAGCGTTTGTGAACTGGATTATGCTCTGAAATTGAGAGAAAAATTAAAGGATTTTAAAGGTGGAACAATTGCAATAGGATCTGGGTTATTTTATCAAGGCAAGACTCCAAAGCCTAAAGTCCCAGAGAATTATGTACCAGTTGCAGATGCAGCTTGTGAAGGACCAATATTCGAAATGTCATTAATGTTATCAGGGTATTTTAAGAAGAAAGGAATGCTAAATAAGGTAAAGTTTGTCGTATTCTCACCTGGTGAATATTTGTCGGATCTATCTACAATGTCAAGAAAGATAGTTAGAGAAATGTATAAGCAAATGGGGATTGAACTAGTTGAAAACTTTAGGATAAAAGAAATTAGAGAGAATGAGATAGTAGATGAGGCTGGAAAGACAATTAAAGCTGACCTAACCATATTAATTCCACCGTATACTGGGAATCCAGCCTTAAAGAACTCTACACCAGACTTAATTGATGATGGTGGATTTGTTCCAACAGATCTCAATATGGTCTCAATAAAGTACGATAACGTTTACGCAGTAGGTGATGCAAATTCCCTTACAGTACCTAAATTAGGTTATTTAGCAGTAAAGACTGGAAATGTTGCAGCACAACATTTAGCTACGAGATTAGGAGTACAAGTAAAAGTTGATCAATATTATCCTACTATAATATGTGTTGCTGATAATCCCTTTGAAGGATTTGGAGTAGCTGTAAAAGATGATACATGGTATGGAGGAACTACTTCAATAGCTGCTCCTTCACCGATAAATCATATGAAGAAGGAATTATTCCATAAGTATTTCATTTGGACTAAAGGAGATATGGCGTTAGAAAAGTTCCTAGCGAGCTGGTGA
- a CDS encoding alpha/beta fold hydrolase, translating to MQQLIDKFLEVKGRKIHYIESGDGSPVLLFHGARFNARTWVETNTVDSISNIGYKAISVDFPGFGSSEKIEGISLSEFINLFMNSLGISKAILLGASMGGKAVLEFSLKYTESVYGLVLVGAVGVEEFEDQISKLNKIPLLLIWGSRDTVSPKRNYELILDKVKNAKLEIVGKNHACYLDDPNTFNEKIVNFLKGMK from the coding sequence ATGCAGCAGTTAATAGATAAGTTCTTAGAGGTAAAAGGACGTAAAATACATTATATTGAGAGTGGAGACGGCTCTCCAGTTCTTTTATTTCACGGTGCGAGGTTCAACGCAAGAACGTGGGTAGAGACTAATACAGTTGACTCAATTTCGAATATAGGGTACAAGGCAATTTCGGTGGACTTTCCAGGATTTGGATCTTCCGAAAAGATTGAAGGCATTAGTCTCTCAGAGTTCATAAATCTCTTCATGAATTCTCTAGGTATCAGTAAGGCAATATTGCTGGGTGCCTCGATGGGTGGAAAGGCAGTACTAGAATTTAGTCTTAAATATACTGAATCTGTTTATGGGCTAGTACTAGTAGGTGCTGTTGGTGTAGAGGAGTTTGAGGACCAAATATCAAAACTAAATAAGATTCCCTTATTATTAATTTGGGGTTCTCGTGATACTGTTTCTCCTAAAAGAAATTATGAGTTAATATTAGATAAAGTGAAAAATGCGAAACTAGAAATTGTAGGTAAAAATCACGCTTGTTATTTAGATGATCCAAATACGTTTAATGAAAAAATTGTTAATTTTCTCAAGGGGATGAAATGA
- a CDS encoding DUF2250 domain-containing protein, which produces MSDKEELSAKLRIILRDIRYLTILKHLKIANVDYGKSIMLNTRIPLAEIVEILDDLERLGLIERVHGATLKNTEAKFKLSSEVHKHHTYYRLTREGDHLLRHLEDRMLIDAYMEIVKNDNLALNILRLADELNADHALTYAKLTHKRLEEITPKIEELVKMGLLEEKNSKIIKFADRKAKPKKETRTHHKYYGLSRIGELVVREMKRRGILPK; this is translated from the coding sequence ATGAGTGATAAAGAGGAATTAAGTGCTAAACTTAGGATAATATTGAGAGATATAAGATATCTTACTATTCTAAAACACTTGAAAATTGCTAATGTAGACTATGGTAAGTCGATAATGCTAAACACCAGGATTCCATTGGCTGAGATAGTTGAGATATTGGATGATCTTGAAAGATTAGGTTTAATAGAGAGAGTTCACGGTGCAACCCTAAAGAATACTGAAGCCAAATTTAAGCTTAGTTCTGAGGTACATAAGCATCACACGTATTATAGGCTCACCAGAGAAGGAGATCATCTATTAAGGCATTTAGAAGATAGAATGTTGATCGATGCATATATGGAGATCGTCAAAAATGATAATCTAGCGTTAAATATTCTTAGACTGGCAGATGAACTTAACGCAGATCATGCCCTAACGTATGCAAAATTGACTCATAAGAGGCTAGAAGAGATTACACCAAAGATTGAGGAGCTAGTTAAGATGGGATTATTAGAAGAAAAGAATTCGAAAATAATTAAATTTGCCGATAGAAAAGCCAAGCCGAAAAAGGAAACAAGGACTCACCATAAATATTACGGTCTGTCAAGGATTGGAGAATTGGTGGTTAGGGAGATGAAAAGAAGGGGGATTTTACCTAAGTAA
- the meaB gene encoding methylmalonyl Co-A mutase-associated GTPase MeaB: MLNNNLPKLIEEALNGNELAIARLLTKIEYMTDEGISALGALSKRSGNAHVIGITGIPGAGKSTLIGGLIQEYVSRGHRVGVIVIDPSSPYTMGSFMGNRLRFQDKTMLKNVFVRSIGSRGYLGGISAEALMLTEALDGLGYDKIIIETVGAGQTDTEVEQSVHTILVVTIPGAGDDIQALKAGIMEIGDIYVLNKTDRPDAELTFNTLKFAIDSSEISYRDGWKPLIVKAVAIKNEGISEIVNKIEDHLNYLKQKELFKKRIIDRRAKIVELIARRKIDEIISEIVKKNYNTIINEDITEAVPKVIHNVKELLR, encoded by the coding sequence ATGTTGAATAATAATTTACCAAAATTAATAGAAGAAGCCTTAAATGGAAATGAGTTAGCAATAGCCAGATTATTAACAAAGATTGAGTATATGACCGATGAAGGAATAAGCGCATTAGGAGCTCTCTCAAAGAGATCAGGGAATGCACATGTGATTGGCATAACTGGAATCCCCGGGGCAGGGAAGAGTACCCTAATAGGGGGACTGATCCAGGAGTACGTATCTAGAGGACATCGAGTCGGAGTGATAGTAATAGACCCATCTAGCCCATACACTATGGGTTCCTTTATGGGAAATAGGTTAAGGTTTCAAGATAAGACAATGCTCAAGAACGTTTTCGTGAGAAGTATAGGATCTAGGGGATATCTTGGTGGGATTTCAGCAGAGGCACTAATGCTTACTGAAGCTCTAGATGGATTAGGATATGATAAAATAATAATAGAGACCGTTGGAGCTGGACAAACAGATACGGAAGTAGAGCAGAGTGTCCACACAATTCTAGTAGTAACAATACCTGGTGCGGGAGATGATATACAAGCGTTAAAGGCTGGAATAATGGAAATTGGTGATATATACGTTTTAAATAAGACTGATAGACCAGATGCTGAATTGACATTTAATACACTAAAATTCGCCATAGATAGCTCCGAGATTTCCTACAGAGATGGATGGAAACCACTTATCGTTAAGGCTGTAGCAATAAAAAATGAAGGAATTAGTGAAATAGTGAACAAAATAGAGGATCATCTTAATTATTTGAAACAAAAAGAGTTGTTTAAAAAGAGAATAATAGACAGAAGAGCTAAAATAGTTGAGTTAATAGCGAGAAGAAAAATAGATGAAATAATAAGTGAAATAGTTAAAAAGAACTACAACACAATTATAAATGAAGATATTACAGAAGCTGTCCCCAAAGTCATACATAATGTAAAAGAATTACTTAGGTAA
- a CDS encoding cobalamin B12-binding domain-containing protein, with product MMITTKRIKVIVAKLGLDGHDRGAKVVARALKDAGMEVVYTGLRQTPEQIVKAALQEDADVIGISILSGAHLELIPKVIEIMRQNGLNDVGLIVGGVIPPDDIKKLKDMGVDEVFLPGSSLKEIVEKVKKVARQKRGIDVE from the coding sequence ATGATGATTACGACAAAAAGAATTAAGGTGATCGTAGCAAAATTAGGTTTAGATGGTCACGATAGAGGAGCAAAAGTGGTTGCAAGGGCGCTAAAAGATGCGGGAATGGAGGTAGTATATACTGGATTAAGACAAACTCCAGAACAGATAGTAAAAGCCGCATTACAAGAGGACGCAGATGTCATAGGAATTAGTATATTAAGTGGAGCTCATTTGGAGTTAATACCAAAAGTAATAGAGATAATGAGACAAAATGGGTTAAATGATGTAGGACTAATAGTGGGAGGAGTAATTCCTCCAGATGATATTAAAAAATTGAAAGATATGGGAGTGGATGAAGTATTTCTACCTGGAAGTAGTCTTAAAGAAATAGTAGAGAAGGTTAAAAAAGTAGCAAGGCAAAAAAGAGGTATAGATGTTGAATAA
- a CDS encoding winged helix-turn-helix domain-containing protein: MEEELTGTARKIYLYLLRQKRPVGIRKIQKDLNLSSPSVVSYHIKKLIEDGLVKEVDEGYIVTKVILEDYIRFRSALVPRSIFLTSFLVSSLVILIYLIISHPFSADIFSLVVVFIITIISVYDVTRKYKKLKSL; the protein is encoded by the coding sequence ATGGAAGAGGAGTTGACAGGGACTGCTAGGAAAATATACCTCTACCTTCTTAGGCAGAAAAGACCAGTTGGAATTAGGAAAATACAAAAGGATCTTAATTTAAGTTCTCCATCCGTCGTAAGTTACCACATTAAGAAATTAATTGAAGATGGCCTTGTTAAGGAAGTTGATGAAGGATATATAGTTACTAAAGTGATATTGGAAGATTACATAAGGTTTAGAAGTGCACTTGTACCTAGATCGATCTTTCTTACTTCTTTTCTAGTCTCCTCACTTGTAATTCTCATATATCTTATTATAAGTCATCCCTTTTCAGCAGACATATTTTCATTAGTAGTAGTTTTCATAATCACTATAATTTCAGTTTACGATGTAACTAGAAAATATAAAAAGCTTAAATCTTTGTAA
- a CDS encoding sulfite exporter TauE/SafE family protein has product MFQDPSFQITVTPLQYVLSIISGILVGFSLGLIGGGGSILAIPLLLYFVGLANGIAPGTPEYSYITHLTLGTTALAVGINAYINSYMHFKRGNVRVSEGIVFTIPGIIGDIIGAYLSHLMSGALILFLFGFLMIAVAIRMWKSKCNPNKSILSNNSHKLTLRERIKIDKVLPAGFLVGFASGYFGIGGGFLVVPGLLFSTGLDMLRAVGTSLIAVGTFGVAAAITYAVYGYVDIVISLLYLVGGVAGGYAGSAIASRMPRQTLRKLFAIIIILVAIYTMYVNRVGVVDLLHFL; this is encoded by the coding sequence ATGTTTCAAGACCCATCATTTCAAATAACCGTGACACCATTGCAATACGTACTCTCTATTATTTCTGGAATATTAGTAGGATTCAGTCTTGGTCTTATTGGAGGAGGAGGGTCAATCCTTGCAATTCCGCTTCTATTGTATTTTGTTGGGCTAGCAAATGGAATTGCACCAGGTACGCCAGAATACAGTTACATAACACATCTTACTTTAGGAACTACTGCACTCGCCGTTGGTATTAACGCATATATTAATTCCTATATGCATTTCAAGAGAGGAAACGTTAGGGTATCAGAGGGAATAGTATTCACAATTCCAGGGATAATAGGGGATATAATAGGTGCTTATTTAAGTCATTTAATGTCAGGTGCATTAATACTATTTCTCTTCGGCTTTCTGATGATAGCGGTGGCAATTAGAATGTGGAAATCTAAATGCAATCCTAATAAAAGTATATTAAGCAATAACTCTCATAAACTAACTCTGCGTGAAAGGATAAAAATAGATAAAGTGCTCCCAGCAGGATTTCTAGTAGGATTCGCATCAGGCTATTTCGGGATAGGAGGAGGGTTTCTAGTAGTCCCAGGTTTACTATTTAGTACTGGGTTAGATATGCTTAGGGCTGTAGGTACATCACTTATTGCAGTAGGTACATTTGGCGTTGCCGCAGCCATTACATACGCAGTGTATGGGTATGTTGATATAGTAATAAGCCTATTATACCTAGTGGGAGGAGTAGCAGGTGGATATGCTGGCTCCGCGATTGCATCGAGAATGCCAAGGCAAACTTTAAGAAAGTTATTTGCAATAATTATTATTCTTGTTGCTATATATACTATGTACGTAAATAGAGTAGGAGTAGTAGATCTATTGCATTTTCTGTAA
- a CDS encoding metal-dependent transcriptional regulator: MSNLSRREFSYLLIIKRYNDGGEGAKINRIAKDLKIAPSSVFEEVSHLEEKGLVEKKEDGVWITNNGTRSINYLIKAHRVIEILLVNIGIDKQTACEYSKQFDYLVPGEIIDKLYNYLGRPSYCPHGLEIPL; encoded by the coding sequence ATGTCTAACTTATCACGAAGAGAATTCTCATACTTGCTTATCATAAAGAGGTATAATGACGGTGGGGAGGGGGCCAAGATAAATAGGATTGCGAAAGACCTAAAAATAGCCCCATCAAGCGTTTTTGAGGAAGTATCCCATTTGGAAGAGAAAGGTTTAGTAGAAAAGAAAGAAGATGGAGTATGGATTACCAATAATGGAACAAGAAGTATAAATTACCTAATAAAGGCTCATAGAGTTATAGAGATACTACTAGTTAATATTGGAATAGATAAGCAAACGGCTTGCGAATATTCCAAACAGTTTGACTATCTTGTCCCTGGAGAAATCATTGATAAACTATATAATTACTTGGGAAGGCCATCTTATTGTCCACACGGATTGGAGATCCCACTCTGA
- a CDS encoding dihydrodipicolinate synthase family protein: MKDNISALITPFDDKENINVEALQQLLDFLTRSGIKDFWVLGTSGEFNMLSQDERILIVSKIREITKGKIYAGINENSLKNSLILAKKYYDIGVDYIFSVPPIYHKPSEKGLVTYFNELRNTIDLPLFLYNIPSFAGYNVPLRIVEKLAEEEVLNGMKYSTTDFVSFLKYLKGLKGVNKNFKVFIGEDRMILSALIYDADGAVSGISNLVPELVTNLFLEFDRGNIQKAIEIQRMVNKLVDVVSLGDYPSGIKIGLRYRGINVGSVRKPLMEDSRAEGEIYNALKEIGI, from the coding sequence GTGAAAGACAATATTTCCGCTCTTATTACACCCTTTGATGATAAAGAGAATATAAATGTCGAAGCATTACAGCAATTGTTGGATTTTTTAACTAGAAGTGGGATTAAGGACTTTTGGGTTCTTGGAACTAGTGGAGAGTTTAATATGCTTTCTCAAGATGAGAGAATATTAATCGTCAGTAAAATACGTGAAATTACAAAAGGCAAAATATACGCTGGTATTAATGAGAATTCACTCAAAAATAGTCTAATATTGGCTAAAAAATACTATGATATTGGTGTTGATTATATTTTTTCAGTCCCACCTATTTATCATAAACCTTCAGAAAAAGGGTTAGTAACCTATTTCAACGAGTTACGTAACACGATAGATTTACCATTGTTCTTATACAACATACCCTCATTTGCTGGGTATAATGTTCCTCTTCGTATAGTTGAGAAACTAGCGGAAGAGGAAGTATTAAATGGTATGAAATACTCAACTACAGATTTCGTCTCTTTCCTAAAGTATTTGAAGGGATTAAAAGGTGTAAATAAGAACTTTAAGGTATTCATTGGAGAGGATAGGATGATCCTTTCTGCTCTTATCTATGACGCAGATGGTGCAGTTTCTGGGATCTCTAATTTAGTTCCAGAATTGGTTACTAATTTATTCTTGGAATTTGATAGAGGTAATATTCAAAAGGCTATAGAGATTCAAAGAATGGTGAACAAATTAGTAGATGTAGTAAGCTTAGGCGATTATCCAAGTGGGATTAAGATAGGTTTAAGGTATAGGGGGATTAACGTTGGCAGTGTTAGGAAACCGTTAATGGAGGACAGTAGGGCTGAAGGGGAAATATATAATGCACTAAAAGAAATAGGTATATAG
- the udg gene encoding type-4 uracil-DNA glycosylase, translating to MDTLDLIAEEVRKCQKCRLWKYRKNAVPGEGNNKAEIMFIGEAPGENEDIEGKPFVGAAGKLLTRLINEVLGLSRDDVFITNLVKCRPPNNRDPEEDEIIACSPYLHRQIELIRPRIIITLGRHSTSYLFQIMNIKMESIGKVRGKFYTWNEYGYKILVFPTYHPAAALYNPPIRKILEEDFRKVKEALSSKPITLDNFLYGSGNKGEKGNSDSSK from the coding sequence ATGGATACCTTGGATCTTATTGCGGAAGAGGTAAGAAAATGTCAAAAGTGTAGATTATGGAAGTATAGGAAAAATGCTGTACCTGGAGAAGGTAATAATAAAGCTGAGATAATGTTCATAGGAGAAGCCCCTGGCGAAAACGAGGATATTGAGGGTAAACCTTTTGTTGGGGCTGCTGGTAAACTGTTAACGAGGCTTATAAACGAGGTATTGGGTCTAAGTAGAGATGACGTATTTATAACGAATTTAGTTAAATGTAGGCCTCCAAATAATAGGGATCCGGAGGAGGATGAAATAATTGCTTGTTCACCGTATCTACATAGACAAATTGAATTGATAAGACCTCGTATTATAATAACTTTAGGTAGGCATTCCACATCTTATCTATTCCAGATAATGAACATAAAAATGGAATCCATCGGGAAAGTTAGAGGAAAGTTTTATACTTGGAATGAGTATGGATATAAGATTCTGGTATTCCCCACATATCATCCTGCTGCAGCTCTTTATAATCCACCTATTAGAAAAATACTAGAAGAAGATTTCAGAAAAGTTAAAGAAGCATTAAGTTCAAAACCTATTACTTTAGATAATTTCTTGTATGGATCTGGGAATAAAGGGGAAAAAGGTAATAGTGACAGCAGCAAGTAA
- a CDS encoding SDR family oxidoreductase — protein sequence MDLGIKGKKVIVTAASKGIGLAIAKRFLEEGAKVIISSHEESNLIKAYNKLREIYGDNVSYIKADLTNPQEVKYLVHEGYRKLGGLEVLAYVTGSPKPGNLFSLTDRDWIDAFNLLLLSAVIAVREAGQLMQSGGRIILSTSTTLRQPIDNLDLSNVVRLSLAGLIKVASRELGPKGILVNGIMPGWTKTERLLQIVRDRAMRDSKSEEEVLKAIVADVPLGRAGEPEEIANVVIFLASNLATYVNGTLIPVDGGSIKGVF from the coding sequence ATGGATCTGGGAATAAAGGGGAAAAAGGTAATAGTGACAGCAGCAAGTAAAGGTATAGGTTTAGCAATAGCCAAACGTTTTTTAGAAGAGGGCGCGAAAGTAATTATTTCATCTCATGAAGAATCAAATCTAATAAAAGCCTACAATAAACTAAGGGAGATTTATGGTGACAATGTAAGTTATATAAAGGCAGATTTGACGAATCCACAAGAAGTTAAGTATCTAGTTCATGAAGGATATAGAAAACTTGGAGGCTTAGAGGTTTTAGCTTACGTTACCGGTAGTCCAAAACCTGGAAATTTATTTTCCTTAACAGATAGGGATTGGATAGACGCTTTTAACCTACTTTTACTCAGTGCAGTTATTGCAGTCAGAGAAGCTGGTCAGCTAATGCAAAGCGGAGGTAGGATAATTCTATCTACATCAACCACATTAAGGCAACCTATAGATAACCTCGATTTATCAAATGTTGTGAGACTCTCATTAGCAGGCTTAATTAAGGTTGCGTCAAGAGAACTGGGACCTAAAGGAATTTTAGTAAATGGAATAATGCCTGGTTGGACAAAGACGGAAAGGCTGCTTCAGATTGTAAGAGATAGAGCGATGAGGGATAGTAAAAGTGAAGAGGAAGTTCTTAAGGCGATTGTCGCTGATGTACCTCTTGGTAGAGCAGGAGAACCAGAAGAGATTGCTAACGTTGTAATATTTTTGGCATCCAATCTTGCTACTTATGTTAACGGTACCTTAATACCAGTAGATGGAGGTAGCATAAAAGGAGTCTTTTAA
- a CDS encoding ATP-dependent nuclease: MRITEFYVSNFRSLSEVNLKDLGGFNVVVGYNGYGKTNLFSSIFLFIKNLSAGIEKRSVEDRNQEFILLWQGYDVSKPIMIGGKVEFSPEEANKIVGKNQKITLEIVNKMRYNNKFVEWNLDTLYINGSPPGEDDLKVAKKLAEYASQAIEYVPIFDQAYFDETLRRMTDMNKSPINLRKYWYDFVNLVAATIPEVKGMEFWDGRRLVLNVYNLPIYVDLAASGFQRVILMLFIIWLSGNKILLIEEPEVNMHPTLQAKIMKLIKNWTDNNILQSFLTTHSPYIVEMSADSYVVMRRVNGNSTAITVKPTADLRGTISLLNASLSSILFSRIIILTSELAEPSVIVNWLKRLNINVEDNGISVYKVSSDLELQHWLKLKNMLNLDVIFLGLCDKLDMTLKDYCVPLSREVENFYSKQALLEVLRRLGIYPDEKEIRDLGKEENLRWIINVLRKRGIEYEKLRMSIGELITNADTIEIPKEIEILANKIKSLQPTL; encoded by the coding sequence GTGAGGATTACTGAATTTTACGTGTCGAACTTTAGGAGTCTCAGTGAGGTGAATTTAAAAGATCTAGGTGGGTTTAACGTAGTCGTTGGCTATAACGGATATGGAAAAACTAATCTATTTTCATCCATCTTCTTATTTATTAAAAATTTGTCAGCCGGAATAGAAAAAAGGTCAGTAGAAGATAGGAATCAGGAGTTCATATTATTATGGCAAGGTTATGATGTTTCAAAACCTATTATGATAGGAGGAAAAGTAGAATTTTCGCCCGAAGAAGCAAATAAAATCGTAGGTAAAAATCAGAAGATAACATTAGAGATAGTAAATAAAATGAGGTATAATAATAAGTTTGTAGAATGGAATTTGGATACTCTTTATATAAACGGATCTCCTCCGGGAGAGGACGATTTGAAGGTTGCAAAGAAATTGGCTGAATACGCTTCACAAGCCATTGAGTATGTACCTATCTTCGACCAGGCGTATTTTGACGAAACGTTGAGGAGAATGACTGATATGAATAAGTCACCGATTAACTTAAGAAAGTACTGGTATGATTTCGTTAATTTGGTAGCTGCAACAATACCAGAAGTTAAAGGAATGGAATTTTGGGATGGAAGAAGATTGGTACTTAACGTGTATAATTTGCCGATATATGTAGATTTGGCTGCAAGTGGTTTCCAGAGAGTCATACTTATGTTATTTATAATCTGGCTCAGTGGGAATAAGATATTACTAATTGAAGAACCAGAGGTGAATATGCATCCAACTCTTCAAGCTAAAATCATGAAATTAATTAAGAACTGGACGGATAATAACATATTACAGTCTTTCCTTACTACACATTCCCCATACATCGTGGAAATGTCAGCGGATAGTTATGTCGTTATGAGAAGAGTTAACGGAAATTCCACTGCGATAACAGTGAAACCGACAGCAGATCTAAGGGGTACTATAAGCTTGTTAAATGCCAGTTTAAGTAGTATCTTGTTTAGTAGGATTATAATACTGACAAGTGAGTTAGCAGAACCCTCTGTAATAGTGAATTGGTTAAAGAGGCTTAACATAAATGTGGAAGATAATGGTATATCTGTCTATAAAGTATCATCAGACTTAGAATTACAACATTGGCTCAAATTGAAAAATATGTTGAACTTGGACGTGATATTCCTTGGATTATGTGACAAGCTTGATATGACCTTAAAGGATTATTGTGTTCCTTTAAGTCGTGAGGTGGAGAATTTCTATAGTAAACAAGCCCTATTAGAGGTCTTGAGAAGGCTTGGCATATATCCAGATGAGAAGGAAATAAGAGATTTAGGCAAAGAGGAAAACTTGAGATGGATTATAAATGTTTTAAGAAAAAGAGGTATAGAGTACGAGAAGCTTAGGATGTCTATAGGAGAACTTATAACTAATGCTGACACGATTGAAATACCTAAGGAAATAGAGATATTAGCAAATAAAATTAAATCCCTCCAACCAACACTATAA
- a CDS encoding TIGR00304 family membrane protein translates to MDLSILFDIGILLIFIGIILLFVGMIREASNSSDRNQKTHVGGVIFIGPIPIVFGSSKGIAKWMLIVAVILVILMVIFYIL, encoded by the coding sequence ATGGATCTTAGTATCTTATTCGATATAGGCATTCTCCTTATATTTATAGGGATAATTCTTCTTTTCGTAGGTATGATACGTGAAGCTAGCAATTCATCTGATAGGAATCAAAAAACACATGTTGGTGGGGTAATTTTTATTGGTCCGATACCGATAGTATTTGGCTCATCAAAGGGTATAGCTAAATGGATGCTGATAGTCGCGGTAATATTGGTCATTCTAATGGTGATATTTTACATCTTGTAG